In a genomic window of Candidatus Poribacteria bacterium:
- the prfB gene encoding peptide chain release factor 2 (programmed frameshift): MLVDLKNQAEEIQTRLQELEVIFDLDQKRKELTELEEATVAPDFWSNTQRVQKVNQRIAFLRDEVGAYEDLAFNIEDIQTLIELATEENDGSLQNEIVDGLSNITQHLEQMELRLMLTGEFDENNAILSIHSGAGGIDAQDWAGMLMRMYLRWCDQRGYKTEIVDLTSGDEAGIKGTTVLVTGASAYGYLQAEAGVHRLVRLSPYDFNKRRHTSFAAIDVTPEIDDTVEVDIQSEDLRIDFYRASGAGGQHVNVTDSAVRITHKPTGIIVQCQNERSQHKNREIAMKLLRSRLHEKYRAEREAELSKQRSERLNIDFGSQIRSYVLHPYQRVKDLRTNVESGNVNAVLDGALDPFIESYLKMKAQQK, from the exons ATGCTTGTAGATTTAAAGAACCAGGCTGAAGAGATACAAACCCGTCTTCAAGAACTC GAGGTTATCTTTGACCTGGATCAAAAACGAAAAGAATTAACAGAACTTGAAGAGGCAACGGTTGCCCCTGACTTTTGGAGCAATACACAACGCGTTCAAAAAGTTAACCAACGCATCGCCTTCCTCCGAGATGAAGTTGGCGCGTACGAAGACCTCGCTTTCAACATCGAAGATATCCAAACCCTGATCGAACTCGCGACCGAAGAGAACGATGGGAGTCTACAAAACGAGATTGTCGATGGATTGAGCAACATCACGCAACATCTCGAACAGATGGAACTCCGCTTAATGCTCACAGGTGAGTTCGATGAAAACAATGCAATCCTCAGTATTCATTCCGGGGCGGGTGGAATCGACGCACAGGATTGGGCAGGGATGTTGATGCGTATGTACCTCCGTTGGTGCGACCAACGCGGCTATAAGACCGAAATCGTAGACCTCACCTCAGGAGACGAAGCCGGTATCAAAGGAACGACAGTCCTTGTTACAGGTGCTTCGGCTTACGGTTATCTTCAAGCCGAGGCTGGCGTGCATAGGCTCGTTCGATTGTCCCCCTACGATTTCAATAAGCGGCGACATACCTCCTTTGCCGCTATTGACGTGACCCCTGAAATCGATGACACCGTGGAAGTCGATATCCAATCCGAAGACCTGCGGATAGATTTCTATCGCGCAAGCGGTGCTGGTGGACAACACGTCAACGTCACCGACTCAGCAGTTCGGATTACACACAAACCCACTGGGATTATCGTGCAATGCCAGAATGAACGTTCGCAGCATAAGAACCGAGAAATCGCTATGAAATTACTCCGTTCGCGGCTTCATGAAAAATATCGCGCCGAACGGGAGGCAGAACTCTCAAAACAGCGGAGCGAACGCTTAAATATTGACTTCGGAAGTCAAATCCGGTCCTACGTTTTGCACCCGTACCAACGCGTCAAGGATTTACGCACGAATGTCGAATCAGGTAATGTTAACGCCGTGTTGGACGGTGCTTTAGACCCCTTCATTGAAAGTTACCTCAAAATGAAGGCACAGCAGAAATAA
- the lnt gene encoding apolipoprotein N-acyltransferase, protein MKCYQHWMLAVLSAFLLFLSFPNLNLFPVAWVAMVPFFIALTRATSRKSAFWIGYLTGFLFFAGLLPAILLLYPYANIFATMVGYLLLVGYTALYFAVFAVLMRFVPRHSSVLFSLSAACIWTALEWVRSWMITGFPWGSIGYSQWNNLLGIQVASLVGVHGISFVIVLFNAAIAHLFCNRHHWREEIRAVVLPLILMLFCFGYGIRQLQNANALDQRTNATTHTNVETLKVALIPGNISQLQKWDLRQFPQILQRYIELTHKASREDPELIVWPETATRSRALTGEWPTYYRRFSLMLRDIGIPMLLGTANRGETDAAIGQFSKSADKRNTEIYNRVLSIAPDGKIHGDYAKMHLVPFGEYVPLAHLLPDFIPNFIQFEPFAHGKTVNLLPVFDVKNKTNTRKIEVGASICFESVFPDEFRRPVKMGARVMGIFTNDAWFKGTAFPELHLSMAPFRAIENRIAVFRCANGGFTCVVDKFGRITTSLITPDTAQEILIASVPLLSSTEHEQTLYTRYGDWFPMLCTLICVAWFGSQIIIWARRRHS, encoded by the coding sequence TTGAAATGCTACCAACACTGGATGCTCGCGGTACTTTCAGCATTCCTGTTATTCCTCAGTTTCCCAAATTTAAATCTCTTTCCGGTTGCTTGGGTCGCGATGGTGCCATTCTTCATTGCTCTGACCCGCGCAACAAGCCGGAAATCCGCCTTTTGGATCGGTTACCTAACAGGTTTTCTGTTCTTCGCAGGTCTGCTCCCTGCCATCCTCCTTCTCTATCCGTATGCGAATATTTTCGCCACAATGGTCGGATACCTATTATTAGTGGGATACACGGCACTTTATTTCGCCGTTTTTGCAGTGCTGATGCGGTTTGTGCCGAGGCATTCCAGCGTCCTATTTTCTCTGTCCGCTGCATGTATCTGGACAGCATTAGAATGGGTGCGGAGCTGGATGATAACAGGATTTCCATGGGGAAGCATCGGCTATTCGCAATGGAATAATCTGTTGGGTATACAGGTCGCCTCGCTTGTTGGTGTTCATGGTATCAGTTTCGTCATCGTGCTTTTCAATGCCGCTATCGCTCATCTGTTTTGTAACCGTCATCACTGGCGAGAAGAAATTCGCGCTGTAGTCCTGCCACTGATCCTGATGCTTTTTTGTTTCGGTTACGGGATACGCCAACTCCAAAACGCTAACGCCTTAGACCAGCGCACAAACGCAACGACACACACAAACGTCGAGACCTTAAAAGTTGCGCTCATTCCCGGCAATATCTCGCAACTTCAGAAATGGGATCTCCGTCAGTTCCCACAGATTTTGCAACGCTATATCGAATTGACACATAAAGCCAGCAGAGAAGATCCTGAGTTAATTGTGTGGCCCGAAACTGCAACACGCAGCAGGGCCTTGACAGGCGAGTGGCCCACATACTACAGAAGATTCTCGTTGATGCTCCGTGATATAGGAATTCCAATGCTCCTCGGGACCGCGAATCGAGGAGAAACAGACGCAGCGATAGGTCAATTTTCCAAAAGTGCTGATAAAAGAAACACGGAAATATACAACCGCGTCCTTTCAATAGCCCCAGATGGTAAGATACACGGGGACTATGCAAAGATGCATCTCGTTCCGTTTGGTGAATACGTGCCTCTGGCACACCTTCTGCCGGATTTTATCCCCAATTTTATCCAATTTGAACCCTTCGCTCACGGAAAAACAGTAAACCTTTTACCGGTGTTTGACGTTAAAAATAAGACAAACACCCGGAAGATAGAGGTCGGTGCTTCGATTTGCTTTGAATCCGTGTTTCCAGATGAATTTCGCAGACCCGTAAAAATGGGTGCCAGAGTGATGGGCATCTTCACGAACGATGCGTGGTTCAAAGGCACTGCTTTTCCCGAACTACATCTATCCATGGCACCTTTCCGCGCGATTGAGAACCGAATTGCCGTGTTCCGATGCGCAAATGGTGGATTTACGTGCGTCGTGGACAAGTTTGGTAGGATAACAACTTCGTTGATTACACCTGACACCGCTCAGGAAATTCTCATCGCATCCGTCCCACTTCTTTCATCCACGGAACATGAACAGACACTTTATACCCGCTACGGCGACTGGTTTCCGATGCTTTGCACGCTTATTTGCGTTGCATGGTTCGGCAGTCAAATCATAATATGGGCGCGTCGTAGACATTCTTAG